In the genome of Drosophila subpulchrella strain 33 F10 #4 breed RU33 chromosome 2L, RU_Dsub_v1.1 Primary Assembly, whole genome shotgun sequence, one region contains:
- the LOC119548778 gene encoding GTPase-activating protein skywalker isoform X3, with amino-acid sequence MVGKVLGIKDLEQFSSRRSSVYVDPECDKFFELPLFIAASSNDITTKCQCFQFSPGKEPALRSYTEIQQLLQQGKKRDVKNILRENSWPINSPIRSQLWPMLCGQHQTKQQMLDGFYWEMVHQVFGTTELSEKPIMLPAFVDATHCLPYHLTSTGRAVADRIVNVLGYDCPDITYSPVLYPITSILLHFMSEEEAYMCLAGLVGSKEKVFINQTKLQHEVTWKTVMQIAKKHTKSATSYFQRICPGLKLERIFMDWCWWILAGLPFQHLVRIMDCYFHEGIKVLYRVALVILNLFHKECQSNNEWSPDNIKNDIGNALIKFCKKIPVSPAKLLHAAFSIRGLSTQYISRIFIKTEMLLKSRSVLTSGSKQLIKSRSSDNLPTSQSQVNIQMMSHTLTIREGEKSPGHRAIAMGVYPIHNLKSQACKNEDHFGLPGTKNFIKTWTDRQFLFTLWSWLPVRITMYQPVLLYTTEEHGCSLTTFYVRVEQHEPTLLMIKTCNNEVFGAYCSSRWFERNVKDDKGQRQAYFGTGETFLFSLYPERAKYPWVGIEGDKDLGHSSELFMAADSKMITIGGGEGQAIWMDENIRFGKTDSCKTFNNPPLCPSGDFEIRVLEVYGFVGI; translated from the exons GCAAAGAGCCGGCACTGCGCTCCTACACCGAGATCCAACAGCTGTTGCAACAGGGCAAGAAACGTGACGTGAAGAACATACTCAGGGAGAACTCGTGGCCCATCAACTCCCCCATCCGATCCCAGCTATGGCCGATGTTGTGTGGCCAGCACCAGACCAAACAGCAGATGCTGGACGGCTTTTACTGGGAGATGGTCCACCAG GTCTTTGGCACCACGGAGCTGTCGGAGAAGCCGATCATGCTGCCCGCCTTTGTGGACGCCACCCACTGTTTGCCCTACCACTTGACCAGCACGGGACGGGCCGTGGCCGATCGCATCGTGAATGTCCTGGGCTACGACTGCCCCGATATTACCTACAGTCCAGTATTGTATCCAATTACATCGATACTTTTGCATTTCATGTCGG AGGAGGAGGCATACATGTGTTTGGCCGGTCTGGTGGGCAGCAAGGAGAAGGTATTCATCAATCAAACCAAACTACAGCACGAGGTCACCTGGAAGACGGTGATGCAGATAGCCAAAAAGCACACG AAAAGTGCAACTTCGTATTTCCAACGTATTTGCCCGGGCCTGAAGCTGGAGCGCATCTTCATGGACTGGTGCTGGTGGATTCTAGCGGGTCTACCCTTCCAGCATCTGGTGCGGATCATGGACTGCTACTTCCACGAGGGCATCAAGGTCCTGTACCGCGTGGCCCTCGTCATACTCAACCTGTTTCACAAGGAGTGCCAGTCGAACAACGAATGGAGTCCGGATAATATTAAAAACGACATTGGCAACGCGCTGATCAAGTTCTGCAAGAAGATACCAGTGTCGCCGGCGAAGCTGCTCCATGCCGCGTTTAGTATTAGGGGACTGAG TACCCAGTATATTTCTAGAATATTTATCAAGACTGAAATGCTACTAAAAAGCCGTTCTGTGCTTACCAGCGGTTCGAAGCAATTAATCAAATCGCGTTCAAGTGATAATCTGCCCACTAGTCAGTCGCAGGTCAACATCCAAATGATGTCGCACACCTTGACCATCCGAGAG GGCGAAAAGTCGCCCGGTCATAGAGCCATCGCAATGGGCGTTTATCCCATACACAATCTGAAAAGTCAAGCTTGTAAGAACGAAGAT CATTTTGGTTTGCCGGGCACAAAGAATTTCATAAAAACCTGGACGGATAGACAATTT CTGTTCACGCTGTGGTCCTGGCTGCCCGTGCGGATAACAATGTACCAACCGGTGCTGCTATACACCACTGAGGAGCACGGCTGCTCGCTGACCACGTTCTACGTCCGGGTGGAGCAGCACGAGCCCACGCTGCTCATGATCAAGACGTGCAATAATGAG GTATTCGGGGCCTACTGTTCCTCGCGCTGGTTTGAAAGGAATGTTAAGGATGACAAGGGCCAGCGACAGGCCTACTTTGGCACCGGCGAAACCTTTTTGTTCTCCCTATATCCAGAGCGAGCCAAGTACCCATGGGTTGGCATTGAGGGCGACAAGGATCTGGGACACAGTTCCGAGCTGTTTATGGCGGCCGACTCAAAGATGATCACCATTGGTGGCGG CGAGGGCCAGGCCATCTGGATGGACGAGAACATACGCTTTGGCAAGACGGACAGCTGCAAGACCTTCAACAATCCGCCGCTGTGTCCGTCGGGCGACTTCGAGATCCGGGTGCTGGAGGTCTACGGATTCGTGGGCATCTAA
- the LOC119548778 gene encoding GTPase-activating protein skywalker isoform X7, with the protein MPYHRGGDASSQADKLSGIVEESDLYEGFAPHVETSEIKTLDFYNLPKQTGKEPALRSYTEIQQLLQQGKKRDVKNILRENSWPINSPIRSQLWPMLCGQHQTKQQMLDGFYWEMVHQVFGTTELSEKPIMLPAFVDATHCLPYHLTSTGRAVADRIVNVLGYDCPDITYSPVLYPITSILLHFMSEEEAYMCLAGLVGSKEKVFINQTKLQHEVTWKTVMQIAKKHTKSATSYFQRICPGLKLERIFMDWCWWILAGLPFQHLVRIMDCYFHEGIKVLYRVALVILNLFHKECQSNNEWSPDNIKNDIGNALIKFCKKIPVSPAKLLHAAFSIRGLSTQYISRIFIKTEMLLKSRSVLTSGSKQLIKSRSSDNLPTSQSQVNIQMMSHTLTIRELHSESCRNLGEKSPGHRAIAMGVYPIHNLKSQACKNEDLFTLWSWLPVRITMYQPVLLYTTEEHGCSLTTFYVRVEQHEPTLLMIKTCNNEVFGAYCSSRWFERNVKDDKGQRQAYFGTGETFLFSLYPERAKYPWVGIEGDKDLGHSSELFMAADSKMITIGGGEGQAIWMDENIRFGKTDSCKTFNNPPLCPSGDFEIRVLEVYGFVGI; encoded by the exons GCAAAGAGCCGGCACTGCGCTCCTACACCGAGATCCAACAGCTGTTGCAACAGGGCAAGAAACGTGACGTGAAGAACATACTCAGGGAGAACTCGTGGCCCATCAACTCCCCCATCCGATCCCAGCTATGGCCGATGTTGTGTGGCCAGCACCAGACCAAACAGCAGATGCTGGACGGCTTTTACTGGGAGATGGTCCACCAG GTCTTTGGCACCACGGAGCTGTCGGAGAAGCCGATCATGCTGCCCGCCTTTGTGGACGCCACCCACTGTTTGCCCTACCACTTGACCAGCACGGGACGGGCCGTGGCCGATCGCATCGTGAATGTCCTGGGCTACGACTGCCCCGATATTACCTACAGTCCAGTATTGTATCCAATTACATCGATACTTTTGCATTTCATGTCGG AGGAGGAGGCATACATGTGTTTGGCCGGTCTGGTGGGCAGCAAGGAGAAGGTATTCATCAATCAAACCAAACTACAGCACGAGGTCACCTGGAAGACGGTGATGCAGATAGCCAAAAAGCACACG AAAAGTGCAACTTCGTATTTCCAACGTATTTGCCCGGGCCTGAAGCTGGAGCGCATCTTCATGGACTGGTGCTGGTGGATTCTAGCGGGTCTACCCTTCCAGCATCTGGTGCGGATCATGGACTGCTACTTCCACGAGGGCATCAAGGTCCTGTACCGCGTGGCCCTCGTCATACTCAACCTGTTTCACAAGGAGTGCCAGTCGAACAACGAATGGAGTCCGGATAATATTAAAAACGACATTGGCAACGCGCTGATCAAGTTCTGCAAGAAGATACCAGTGTCGCCGGCGAAGCTGCTCCATGCCGCGTTTAGTATTAGGGGACTGAG TACCCAGTATATTTCTAGAATATTTATCAAGACTGAAATGCTACTAAAAAGCCGTTCTGTGCTTACCAGCGGTTCGAAGCAATTAATCAAATCGCGTTCAAGTGATAATCTGCCCACTAGTCAGTCGCAGGTCAACATCCAAATGATGTCGCACACCTTGACCATCCGAGAG CTGCACTCCGAGAGCTGTCGCAATTTG GGCGAAAAGTCGCCCGGTCATAGAGCCATCGCAATGGGCGTTTATCCCATACACAATCTGAAAAGTCAAGCTTGTAAGAACGAAGAT CTGTTCACGCTGTGGTCCTGGCTGCCCGTGCGGATAACAATGTACCAACCGGTGCTGCTATACACCACTGAGGAGCACGGCTGCTCGCTGACCACGTTCTACGTCCGGGTGGAGCAGCACGAGCCCACGCTGCTCATGATCAAGACGTGCAATAATGAG GTATTCGGGGCCTACTGTTCCTCGCGCTGGTTTGAAAGGAATGTTAAGGATGACAAGGGCCAGCGACAGGCCTACTTTGGCACCGGCGAAACCTTTTTGTTCTCCCTATATCCAGAGCGAGCCAAGTACCCATGGGTTGGCATTGAGGGCGACAAGGATCTGGGACACAGTTCCGAGCTGTTTATGGCGGCCGACTCAAAGATGATCACCATTGGTGGCGG CGAGGGCCAGGCCATCTGGATGGACGAGAACATACGCTTTGGCAAGACGGACAGCTGCAAGACCTTCAACAATCCGCCGCTGTGTCCGTCGGGCGACTTCGAGATCCGGGTGCTGGAGGTCTACGGATTCGTGGGCATCTAA
- the LOC119548778 gene encoding GTPase-activating protein skywalker isoform X6 yields the protein MPYHRGGDASSQADKLSGIVEESDLYEGFAPHVETSEIKTLDFYNLPKQTGKEPALRSYTEIQQLLQQGKKRDVKNILRENSWPINSPIRSQLWPMLCGQHQTKQQMLDGFYWEMVHQVFGTTELSEKPIMLPAFVDATHCLPYHLTSTGRAVADRIVNVLGYDCPDITYSPVLYPITSILLHFMSEEEAYMCLAGLVGSKEKVFINQTKLQHEVTWKTVMQIAKKHTKSATSYFQRICPGLKLERIFMDWCWWILAGLPFQHLVRIMDCYFHEGIKVLYRVALVILNLFHKECQSNNEWSPDNIKNDIGNALIKFCKKIPVSPAKLLHAAFSIRGLSTQYISRIFIKTEMLLKSRSVLTSGSKQLIKSRSSDNLPTSQSQVNIQMMSHTLTIREKLHSESCRNLGEKSPGHRAIAMGVYPIHNLKSQACKNEDLFTLWSWLPVRITMYQPVLLYTTEEHGCSLTTFYVRVEQHEPTLLMIKTCNNEVFGAYCSSRWFERNVKDDKGQRQAYFGTGETFLFSLYPERAKYPWVGIEGDKDLGHSSELFMAADSKMITIGGGEGQAIWMDENIRFGKTDSCKTFNNPPLCPSGDFEIRVLEVYGFVGI from the exons GCAAAGAGCCGGCACTGCGCTCCTACACCGAGATCCAACAGCTGTTGCAACAGGGCAAGAAACGTGACGTGAAGAACATACTCAGGGAGAACTCGTGGCCCATCAACTCCCCCATCCGATCCCAGCTATGGCCGATGTTGTGTGGCCAGCACCAGACCAAACAGCAGATGCTGGACGGCTTTTACTGGGAGATGGTCCACCAG GTCTTTGGCACCACGGAGCTGTCGGAGAAGCCGATCATGCTGCCCGCCTTTGTGGACGCCACCCACTGTTTGCCCTACCACTTGACCAGCACGGGACGGGCCGTGGCCGATCGCATCGTGAATGTCCTGGGCTACGACTGCCCCGATATTACCTACAGTCCAGTATTGTATCCAATTACATCGATACTTTTGCATTTCATGTCGG AGGAGGAGGCATACATGTGTTTGGCCGGTCTGGTGGGCAGCAAGGAGAAGGTATTCATCAATCAAACCAAACTACAGCACGAGGTCACCTGGAAGACGGTGATGCAGATAGCCAAAAAGCACACG AAAAGTGCAACTTCGTATTTCCAACGTATTTGCCCGGGCCTGAAGCTGGAGCGCATCTTCATGGACTGGTGCTGGTGGATTCTAGCGGGTCTACCCTTCCAGCATCTGGTGCGGATCATGGACTGCTACTTCCACGAGGGCATCAAGGTCCTGTACCGCGTGGCCCTCGTCATACTCAACCTGTTTCACAAGGAGTGCCAGTCGAACAACGAATGGAGTCCGGATAATATTAAAAACGACATTGGCAACGCGCTGATCAAGTTCTGCAAGAAGATACCAGTGTCGCCGGCGAAGCTGCTCCATGCCGCGTTTAGTATTAGGGGACTGAG TACCCAGTATATTTCTAGAATATTTATCAAGACTGAAATGCTACTAAAAAGCCGTTCTGTGCTTACCAGCGGTTCGAAGCAATTAATCAAATCGCGTTCAAGTGATAATCTGCCCACTAGTCAGTCGCAGGTCAACATCCAAATGATGTCGCACACCTTGACCATCCGAGAG AAGCTGCACTCCGAGAGCTGTCGCAATTTG GGCGAAAAGTCGCCCGGTCATAGAGCCATCGCAATGGGCGTTTATCCCATACACAATCTGAAAAGTCAAGCTTGTAAGAACGAAGAT CTGTTCACGCTGTGGTCCTGGCTGCCCGTGCGGATAACAATGTACCAACCGGTGCTGCTATACACCACTGAGGAGCACGGCTGCTCGCTGACCACGTTCTACGTCCGGGTGGAGCAGCACGAGCCCACGCTGCTCATGATCAAGACGTGCAATAATGAG GTATTCGGGGCCTACTGTTCCTCGCGCTGGTTTGAAAGGAATGTTAAGGATGACAAGGGCCAGCGACAGGCCTACTTTGGCACCGGCGAAACCTTTTTGTTCTCCCTATATCCAGAGCGAGCCAAGTACCCATGGGTTGGCATTGAGGGCGACAAGGATCTGGGACACAGTTCCGAGCTGTTTATGGCGGCCGACTCAAAGATGATCACCATTGGTGGCGG CGAGGGCCAGGCCATCTGGATGGACGAGAACATACGCTTTGGCAAGACGGACAGCTGCAAGACCTTCAACAATCCGCCGCTGTGTCCGTCGGGCGACTTCGAGATCCGGGTGCTGGAGGTCTACGGATTCGTGGGCATCTAA
- the LOC119548778 gene encoding GTPase-activating protein skywalker isoform X9 — translation MPYHRGGDASSQADKLSGIVEESDLYEGFAPHVETSEIKTLDFYNLPKQTGKEPALRSYTEIQQLLQQGKKRDVKNILRENSWPINSPIRSQLWPMLCGQHQTKQQMLDGFYWEMVHQVFGTTELSEKPIMLPAFVDATHCLPYHLTSTGRAVADRIVNVLGYDCPDITYSPVLYPITSILLHFMSEEEAYMCLAGLVGSKEKVFINQTKLQHEVTWKTVMQIAKKHTKSATSYFQRICPGLKLERIFMDWCWWILAGLPFQHLVRIMDCYFHEGIKVLYRVALVILNLFHKECQSNNEWSPDNIKNDIGNALIKFCKKIPVSPAKLLHAAFSIRGLSTQYISRIFIKTEMLLKSRSVLTSGSKQLIKSRSSDNLPTSQSQVNIQMMSHTLTIREGEKSPGHRAIAMGVYPIHNLKSQACKNEDLFTLWSWLPVRITMYQPVLLYTTEEHGCSLTTFYVRVEQHEPTLLMIKTCNNEVFGAYCSSRWFERNVKDDKGQRQAYFGTGETFLFSLYPERAKYPWVGIEGDKDLGHSSELFMAADSKMITIGGGEGQAIWMDENIRFGKTDSCKTFNNPPLCPSGDFEIRVLEVYGFVGI, via the exons GCAAAGAGCCGGCACTGCGCTCCTACACCGAGATCCAACAGCTGTTGCAACAGGGCAAGAAACGTGACGTGAAGAACATACTCAGGGAGAACTCGTGGCCCATCAACTCCCCCATCCGATCCCAGCTATGGCCGATGTTGTGTGGCCAGCACCAGACCAAACAGCAGATGCTGGACGGCTTTTACTGGGAGATGGTCCACCAG GTCTTTGGCACCACGGAGCTGTCGGAGAAGCCGATCATGCTGCCCGCCTTTGTGGACGCCACCCACTGTTTGCCCTACCACTTGACCAGCACGGGACGGGCCGTGGCCGATCGCATCGTGAATGTCCTGGGCTACGACTGCCCCGATATTACCTACAGTCCAGTATTGTATCCAATTACATCGATACTTTTGCATTTCATGTCGG AGGAGGAGGCATACATGTGTTTGGCCGGTCTGGTGGGCAGCAAGGAGAAGGTATTCATCAATCAAACCAAACTACAGCACGAGGTCACCTGGAAGACGGTGATGCAGATAGCCAAAAAGCACACG AAAAGTGCAACTTCGTATTTCCAACGTATTTGCCCGGGCCTGAAGCTGGAGCGCATCTTCATGGACTGGTGCTGGTGGATTCTAGCGGGTCTACCCTTCCAGCATCTGGTGCGGATCATGGACTGCTACTTCCACGAGGGCATCAAGGTCCTGTACCGCGTGGCCCTCGTCATACTCAACCTGTTTCACAAGGAGTGCCAGTCGAACAACGAATGGAGTCCGGATAATATTAAAAACGACATTGGCAACGCGCTGATCAAGTTCTGCAAGAAGATACCAGTGTCGCCGGCGAAGCTGCTCCATGCCGCGTTTAGTATTAGGGGACTGAG TACCCAGTATATTTCTAGAATATTTATCAAGACTGAAATGCTACTAAAAAGCCGTTCTGTGCTTACCAGCGGTTCGAAGCAATTAATCAAATCGCGTTCAAGTGATAATCTGCCCACTAGTCAGTCGCAGGTCAACATCCAAATGATGTCGCACACCTTGACCATCCGAGAG GGCGAAAAGTCGCCCGGTCATAGAGCCATCGCAATGGGCGTTTATCCCATACACAATCTGAAAAGTCAAGCTTGTAAGAACGAAGAT CTGTTCACGCTGTGGTCCTGGCTGCCCGTGCGGATAACAATGTACCAACCGGTGCTGCTATACACCACTGAGGAGCACGGCTGCTCGCTGACCACGTTCTACGTCCGGGTGGAGCAGCACGAGCCCACGCTGCTCATGATCAAGACGTGCAATAATGAG GTATTCGGGGCCTACTGTTCCTCGCGCTGGTTTGAAAGGAATGTTAAGGATGACAAGGGCCAGCGACAGGCCTACTTTGGCACCGGCGAAACCTTTTTGTTCTCCCTATATCCAGAGCGAGCCAAGTACCCATGGGTTGGCATTGAGGGCGACAAGGATCTGGGACACAGTTCCGAGCTGTTTATGGCGGCCGACTCAAAGATGATCACCATTGGTGGCGG CGAGGGCCAGGCCATCTGGATGGACGAGAACATACGCTTTGGCAAGACGGACAGCTGCAAGACCTTCAACAATCCGCCGCTGTGTCCGTCGGGCGACTTCGAGATCCGGGTGCTGGAGGTCTACGGATTCGTGGGCATCTAA
- the LOC119548778 gene encoding GTPase-activating protein skywalker isoform X11, which produces MPYHRGGDASSQADKLSGIVEESDLYEGFAPHVETSEIKTLDFYNLPKQTGKEPALRSYTEIQQLLQQGKKRDVKNILRENSWPINSPIRSQLWPMLCGQHQTKQQMLDGFYWEMVHQVFGTTELSEKPIMLPAFVDATHCLPYHLTSTGRAVADRIVNVLGYDCPDITYSPVLYPITSILLHFMSEEEAYMCLAGLVGSKEKVFINQTKLQHEVTWKTVMQIAKKHTKSATSYFQRICPGLKLERIFMDWCWWILAGLPFQHLVRIMDCYFHEGIKVLYRVALVILNLFHKECQSNNEWSPDNIKNDIGNALIKFCKKIPVSPAKLLHAAFSIRGLSTQYISRIFIKTEMLLKSRSVLTSGSKQLIKSRSSDNLPTSQSQVNIQMMSHTLTIREHFGLPGTKNFIKTWTDRQFLFTLWSWLPVRITMYQPVLLYTTEEHGCSLTTFYVRVEQHEPTLLMIKTCNNEVFGAYCSSRWFERNVKDDKGQRQAYFGTGETFLFSLYPERAKYPWVGIEGDKDLGHSSELFMAADSKMITIGGGEGQAIWMDENIRFGKTDSCKTFNNPPLCPSGDFEIRVLEVYGFVGI; this is translated from the exons GCAAAGAGCCGGCACTGCGCTCCTACACCGAGATCCAACAGCTGTTGCAACAGGGCAAGAAACGTGACGTGAAGAACATACTCAGGGAGAACTCGTGGCCCATCAACTCCCCCATCCGATCCCAGCTATGGCCGATGTTGTGTGGCCAGCACCAGACCAAACAGCAGATGCTGGACGGCTTTTACTGGGAGATGGTCCACCAG GTCTTTGGCACCACGGAGCTGTCGGAGAAGCCGATCATGCTGCCCGCCTTTGTGGACGCCACCCACTGTTTGCCCTACCACTTGACCAGCACGGGACGGGCCGTGGCCGATCGCATCGTGAATGTCCTGGGCTACGACTGCCCCGATATTACCTACAGTCCAGTATTGTATCCAATTACATCGATACTTTTGCATTTCATGTCGG AGGAGGAGGCATACATGTGTTTGGCCGGTCTGGTGGGCAGCAAGGAGAAGGTATTCATCAATCAAACCAAACTACAGCACGAGGTCACCTGGAAGACGGTGATGCAGATAGCCAAAAAGCACACG AAAAGTGCAACTTCGTATTTCCAACGTATTTGCCCGGGCCTGAAGCTGGAGCGCATCTTCATGGACTGGTGCTGGTGGATTCTAGCGGGTCTACCCTTCCAGCATCTGGTGCGGATCATGGACTGCTACTTCCACGAGGGCATCAAGGTCCTGTACCGCGTGGCCCTCGTCATACTCAACCTGTTTCACAAGGAGTGCCAGTCGAACAACGAATGGAGTCCGGATAATATTAAAAACGACATTGGCAACGCGCTGATCAAGTTCTGCAAGAAGATACCAGTGTCGCCGGCGAAGCTGCTCCATGCCGCGTTTAGTATTAGGGGACTGAG TACCCAGTATATTTCTAGAATATTTATCAAGACTGAAATGCTACTAAAAAGCCGTTCTGTGCTTACCAGCGGTTCGAAGCAATTAATCAAATCGCGTTCAAGTGATAATCTGCCCACTAGTCAGTCGCAGGTCAACATCCAAATGATGTCGCACACCTTGACCATCCGAGAG CATTTTGGTTTGCCGGGCACAAAGAATTTCATAAAAACCTGGACGGATAGACAATTT CTGTTCACGCTGTGGTCCTGGCTGCCCGTGCGGATAACAATGTACCAACCGGTGCTGCTATACACCACTGAGGAGCACGGCTGCTCGCTGACCACGTTCTACGTCCGGGTGGAGCAGCACGAGCCCACGCTGCTCATGATCAAGACGTGCAATAATGAG GTATTCGGGGCCTACTGTTCCTCGCGCTGGTTTGAAAGGAATGTTAAGGATGACAAGGGCCAGCGACAGGCCTACTTTGGCACCGGCGAAACCTTTTTGTTCTCCCTATATCCAGAGCGAGCCAAGTACCCATGGGTTGGCATTGAGGGCGACAAGGATCTGGGACACAGTTCCGAGCTGTTTATGGCGGCCGACTCAAAGATGATCACCATTGGTGGCGG CGAGGGCCAGGCCATCTGGATGGACGAGAACATACGCTTTGGCAAGACGGACAGCTGCAAGACCTTCAACAATCCGCCGCTGTGTCCGTCGGGCGACTTCGAGATCCGGGTGCTGGAGGTCTACGGATTCGTGGGCATCTAA
- the LOC119548778 gene encoding GTPase-activating protein skywalker isoform X8, with protein MVGKVLGIKDLEQFSSRRSSVYVDPECDKFFELPLFIAASSNDITTKCQCFQFSPGKEPALRSYTEIQQLLQQGKKRDVKNILRENSWPINSPIRSQLWPMLCGQHQTKQQMLDGFYWEMVHQVFGTTELSEKPIMLPAFVDATHCLPYHLTSTGRAVADRIVNVLGYDCPDITYSPVLYPITSILLHFMSEEEAYMCLAGLVGSKEKVFINQTKLQHEVTWKTVMQIAKKHTKSATSYFQRICPGLKLERIFMDWCWWILAGLPFQHLVRIMDCYFHEGIKVLYRVALVILNLFHKECQSNNEWSPDNIKNDIGNALIKFCKKIPVSPAKLLHAAFSIRGLSTQYISRIFIKTEMLLKSRSVLTSGSKQLIKSRSSDNLPTSQSQVNIQMMSHTLTIREGEKSPGHRAIAMGVYPIHNLKSQACKNEDLFTLWSWLPVRITMYQPVLLYTTEEHGCSLTTFYVRVEQHEPTLLMIKTCNNEVFGAYCSSRWFERNVKDDKGQRQAYFGTGETFLFSLYPERAKYPWVGIEGDKDLGHSSELFMAADSKMITIGGGEGQAIWMDENIRFGKTDSCKTFNNPPLCPSGDFEIRVLEVYGFVGI; from the exons GCAAAGAGCCGGCACTGCGCTCCTACACCGAGATCCAACAGCTGTTGCAACAGGGCAAGAAACGTGACGTGAAGAACATACTCAGGGAGAACTCGTGGCCCATCAACTCCCCCATCCGATCCCAGCTATGGCCGATGTTGTGTGGCCAGCACCAGACCAAACAGCAGATGCTGGACGGCTTTTACTGGGAGATGGTCCACCAG GTCTTTGGCACCACGGAGCTGTCGGAGAAGCCGATCATGCTGCCCGCCTTTGTGGACGCCACCCACTGTTTGCCCTACCACTTGACCAGCACGGGACGGGCCGTGGCCGATCGCATCGTGAATGTCCTGGGCTACGACTGCCCCGATATTACCTACAGTCCAGTATTGTATCCAATTACATCGATACTTTTGCATTTCATGTCGG AGGAGGAGGCATACATGTGTTTGGCCGGTCTGGTGGGCAGCAAGGAGAAGGTATTCATCAATCAAACCAAACTACAGCACGAGGTCACCTGGAAGACGGTGATGCAGATAGCCAAAAAGCACACG AAAAGTGCAACTTCGTATTTCCAACGTATTTGCCCGGGCCTGAAGCTGGAGCGCATCTTCATGGACTGGTGCTGGTGGATTCTAGCGGGTCTACCCTTCCAGCATCTGGTGCGGATCATGGACTGCTACTTCCACGAGGGCATCAAGGTCCTGTACCGCGTGGCCCTCGTCATACTCAACCTGTTTCACAAGGAGTGCCAGTCGAACAACGAATGGAGTCCGGATAATATTAAAAACGACATTGGCAACGCGCTGATCAAGTTCTGCAAGAAGATACCAGTGTCGCCGGCGAAGCTGCTCCATGCCGCGTTTAGTATTAGGGGACTGAG TACCCAGTATATTTCTAGAATATTTATCAAGACTGAAATGCTACTAAAAAGCCGTTCTGTGCTTACCAGCGGTTCGAAGCAATTAATCAAATCGCGTTCAAGTGATAATCTGCCCACTAGTCAGTCGCAGGTCAACATCCAAATGATGTCGCACACCTTGACCATCCGAGAG GGCGAAAAGTCGCCCGGTCATAGAGCCATCGCAATGGGCGTTTATCCCATACACAATCTGAAAAGTCAAGCTTGTAAGAACGAAGAT CTGTTCACGCTGTGGTCCTGGCTGCCCGTGCGGATAACAATGTACCAACCGGTGCTGCTATACACCACTGAGGAGCACGGCTGCTCGCTGACCACGTTCTACGTCCGGGTGGAGCAGCACGAGCCCACGCTGCTCATGATCAAGACGTGCAATAATGAG GTATTCGGGGCCTACTGTTCCTCGCGCTGGTTTGAAAGGAATGTTAAGGATGACAAGGGCCAGCGACAGGCCTACTTTGGCACCGGCGAAACCTTTTTGTTCTCCCTATATCCAGAGCGAGCCAAGTACCCATGGGTTGGCATTGAGGGCGACAAGGATCTGGGACACAGTTCCGAGCTGTTTATGGCGGCCGACTCAAAGATGATCACCATTGGTGGCGG CGAGGGCCAGGCCATCTGGATGGACGAGAACATACGCTTTGGCAAGACGGACAGCTGCAAGACCTTCAACAATCCGCCGCTGTGTCCGTCGGGCGACTTCGAGATCCGGGTGCTGGAGGTCTACGGATTCGTGGGCATCTAA